CTGTGTTGAAGTCATCGTTCATCGCTAGCTCGAAATCAACTTTTGCTTGGCTTACCTTTGCAATCCACTCTTCGCTATTATCTCCCAAACTTGCAGATGAAGCTAATCGGTGCTCTACGTTCGCATAAGATGTACGGATACGATCTAAACCATTTTTCGCGGCTTCCACTAAATCTTGCGCAAAGTTGATTGGATGACGGTAATGTACAGATAGCATGAAGAAACGGAGTACTTGTGGGTCGATTTGTTGGCGAATGTCATGAACTAAAATAAAGTTACCTAAAGACTTCGACATTTTTTCGTTATCGATATTAATATACCCATTATGCATCCAGTAACGCGCAAATGTTTTGTCATTATGTGCTTCTGATTGTGCGATTTCGTTTTCATGATGTGGGAATGTTAAATCTTGCCCACCAGCGTGAATATCGATTGTATCACCTAAGTGCTCACGTGCCATTACTGAACATTCAATATGCCAACCTGGACGCCCAGCTCCCCATGGTGAATCCCATTTCACTTCTCCTGGCTTTGCCGCTTTCCATAGTGCGAAATCTAATGGGTCTTCTTTTTTCTCGCCCGCCTCAATACGTGCCCCGACCTTTAAATCATCAATTGATTGTTGGCTTAATTTTCCGTAGCCATTAAACTTACGTGTGCGGTAGTAAACATCACCTTGAGATTCATATGCATAGCCCTTGTCAATTAGCACTCGAATAAACTCGATAATATCGTCCATATGCTCAGTTACACGTGGATGTGCATCTGCTTTTTCGCAGCCTAATGCTGTAATATCTTCAAAATACGCCGCGATAAAGCGCTCTGTTAATGCTGATGTTTCTTCACCTAACTCATTTGCCGCTTTAATAATTTTGTCATCAACGTCTGTAAAATTTGATACGAATTTTACATCATAACCTGCGTATTGCAAATAGCGTCGCACTGTATCATAGACGATAACGGGACGTGAATTCCCAATATGGATGTAGTTGTATACGGTCGGTCCGCATACATACATGCTTACTTTGCCTTCTTCTAACGGCACGAATTCCTCTTTTTGTCGTGTTAATGTATTAAAAATTTGAATGCTCATAATCATCGCTCCTTTTTTAAGTTTGCAATCTGTTGCTGTAATTGTTCAAGTGTTTTTTCTAATGAATCACAGCGATCGCCGACTGGGTCGGGAATGTTTTGGTGATCGAACTTTTTTGCTTCTGTACGAACGCCGTCAATCATAACGACCTTACCCGGAATCCCAACAACAGTTGCATTTGGCGGCACTTCTTTTAAGACAACTGAGCCCGCGCCAATTTTACTGTTTACACCAATAGTAATCGAGCCAAGTACTTTCGCTCCCGTCGCAACTAATACCCCGTCTTCTAACGTTGGGTGACGTTTCCCCTTTTCCTTACCCGTACCACCAAGTGTCACTCCTTGATAGAGCGTAACATCATTGCCGATTTCACATGTTTCACCAATCACGACTCCCATACCGTGGTCAATGAAAAATCGGCGCCCAATTTTTGCACCTGGGTGAATTTCGATACCGGTAAAGAATCGACTAATTTGAGAAATGGCACGTGCAACAAAGAAAAATTTACGTTTGAAAAAACAATGCGCAATGCGATGTGACCAAATAGCATGTAAGCCCGAATACGTAAATACAACTTCAAATACGCTACGTGCTGCCGGGTCATTTTCAAAAATATTTTCGATATCTTCCTTTATTCGTTTAAACATGCTCTTGCCCTCTCTCCTCTCTCTTTTTTCTTTTTAGAAAAAAAAAAAAAAAAAAAACGCCCCTGCCACCTAAATAGGATGACAGAGACGCAGAATACGCGCGGTTCCACTCTGGTTGAAGAAAGCTACATATTTCTTCCACTTGAAAGTCCGGTAACGAGGACAAGGCGATTTAACCTACTATTAGTTCAATTAAATACTCGAAGGTGCAATTCAGCTTTGCCTTGACCTAGATCACTTTCAGCCGGTGATGATCTTCTCTAAAAGGTTTGCTCTGCGTACTTCTCCTTCTCGACGCGTTAACGTTATAATAAATTGTACATTTATTGTACATTTATTTTTTAAAAAATCAATCACTTTGTTTATTCAAAAAAACGATTAATTAGAAAATTTCTCTACACGTACAATCGCTTTTTCCTTACCAATTAAGGCAATGGCATCTGGTAATTCCGGACCATGTGTTTGACCTGTAGTCACAACACGGATCGGCATGAATAAGTTTTTACCTTTTACGCCCGTTTCTTTTTGCACAGCTTTAATTGCAGCTTTAATTGAACCTGCGTCAAATAATTCAAGAGATTCTAATTGCGTTTTAAATGCAGCCATTACTGTTGGTACTGTTTCACCAGCTAAAACTTCTTTTGCTTCTTCATCATATGAAATTTCTTCTGTGAAGAATAGGCTCGTTAACTCAACGATTTCTGCACCGAAGCTCATTTGCTCATGGTAAAGACCGATTAAGTCAGACGCCCAAGCTTGTTGTTCTGTAGATAATTCTTCCGGTAAAAGTCCAGCTTTTTGTAAGTGTGGTAACGCTAACGCCACTACCTCTTCACGTGATAACTTTTTGATGTATTGGTTATTCATCCAAGTAAGCTTTGTTTTATCAAACATTGATGGTGATTTTGATAAACGTTTTTCATCGAATAATTTGACAAACTCATCATGTGAGAAGATTTCTTCTTCACCTTCTGGAGACCAACCAAGTAACCCGAAGAAGTTAAACATTGCTTCTGGTAAGTAACCAAGGTCTTTGTATTGCGTAACGAATTGGATAATCGACTCATCACGTTTTGATAATTTTTTGCGGTCTTCATTAACGATTAATGTCATATGACCGAAGCGTGGATACTCCCAGCCAAAAGCATCAAAAATCATCATTTGTTTTGGCGTGTTTGATAAATGCTCTTCCCCACGGAATACATGTGAAATTTCCATGAAGTGATCGTCTAATACCACAGCATAGTTGTAAGTTGGAATACCGTTAGCTTTTACTAATACCCAATCTCCAATATCTTTCGATTCGAATGATACATCCCCACGAACTAAGTCAGTGAAATTATACGTAACGCCTTCTGGAACACGCATACGAATTGTATGAGCATTACCAGCAGCCTCTTTTTGGGCTACTTCTTCTGCAGTTAAGTGACGACATTTACCATCATAAGTTGGTGCAGCTACGCCCTGTGCTTTTTGCGCTTCACGAGATGCTTCTAATTCTTCAGAAGAACAGAAACATTTGTATGCTTTGCCTTCTGCTAATAATTTGTCAGCGTGTTCTTTATAAATATCTAAACGCTCCATTTGTCGGTATGGCGCGTATGGACCACCGATATCAATAGACTCATCTGGTGTAATACCTAGCCAACGCAAGTTATCTAACTGAGAAGCTTCGCCGCCCTCTACGTTACGTTCGATATCTGTATCTTCAATACGTACTACGAAAGTACCACCATGATGTTTTGCATATAAATAGTTGAATAAAGCTGTACGTGCGCCACCGATGTGTAAAAATCCTGTTGGCGATGGTGCATAACGAACGCGAACTGGTTTCGTCATAAAATTGCCTCCTAAATTTAAGTGTCAACATTTTGTTCGACCCTTTTTAACTCCGTTCATTTTACCACTTGCGGTACGTAAATAAAAGTGGTGTACGTCGAAATATAACGTACACCATACGGATTATGCTTTTACTAATAAAATTGTTGCCATCGCTGAGATACCTTCTTCGCGACCAACGAAGCCTAGCTTTTCTGTCGTTGTTGCCTTCACATTTACTTGTGATGGCTCGGCGTTTAATAGCTCGGCAATTCGATTTTGCATTAGCGAAATATACGGTGCCATTTTCGGGCGTTGCGCCATAATTGTGCAGTCTACATTACCTAATTTATAGCCGCGCTCTTCGACCATTTTCCAAATATACGATAGTAATTTCGCTGAATCTGCATCTTTCCATTCTGGATCTGTATCTGGGAAATGACGTCCGATATCACCTTCACCGATTGCGCCTAGTGCTGCGTCTGTTACTGTGTGTAGTAATACATCTGCATCTGAATGCCCTAATAATCCACGCTCATGTGGAATGGTAATACCGCCTAAAATTAATGGACGTCCTTCTGCAAATTCGTGAACGTCAAAACCTTGCCCAATTCGAAACATATATCCGCTAGCTTAAACTAATAAAGCTAGCCTTCACCTTCTTTCTCGTAATCTCATTAGTTCTAGTATAATCAACTTCTTGTGAAAAAGCACATTTCGTAACAAATTGACAAACAATTACGCTGAGGCGTAATTGCGAACAGGTTTTTTCCCACTGAGTGAGGGACATACTTGGCATTCATCCCCCACTTTTAGAAGTGGGGGATGAATGTACCTGTCGCTTTGCGCATGGTACAAAAAGAATTTGCTGAAGCAAACTAAAATACCTTGAAAAAACATTCGCATTTTTCAAGGTATTTTTATTAAATGATTTGCTCTCGACGATTTAAAATAGCCTCACCGAAAATTAAATCTTCCTGCGTGGTCATTTTGACGTTCTCGTAGCTGCTTTCAACAATATGAATATCATGCCCTAATCGTTCCACAAGCATCGCCTCATCCGTTCCTAAAAAGCCAACCTTCTCAGCAACATCTTCTGCTTGGGCTAACAAATCAAATCGGAATGCTTGTGGTGTTTGAATCATCCAAAGCGATTCACGATCTACCGTTTCTTTAATCAAACCATGTTCAACGACTTTCATCGTATCTTTAGCACGTACACCGGCAATAGCCGCACCTTTACGATAGGCGACATTTGTCAGTTCCGTAATCGTTGATAATGTAATAAACGGACGTGCAGCATCATGGACAAGCACCACTTCAACTGCTTGCATTTCCTTGATACACGAATGTACCGAATGCTGACGTTCTGCTCCACCAGTAGGTAAGCCTTTTACTTTTGTAATATTATAATTTGCTAACAATGACTGAACAAACGCTCGCTCTTCATCTTTTACCGCAAGCCAAATACCTGTGCAGTTTTCATCACCTTCAAAGACAAGTAATGTGTGCACTAAAATGGGCTTGTCGACTAATGTTAAAAATAATTTATTTTGCCCGGCACCCATACGCTTTCCGCTTCCTGCTGCTGGCAAAACGACTTCATAACGCAAAATGCTTCACTTCCTAATCCTCTTTTGGCTTGGCGAAAATCATACGGCCCGCTGACGTTTGCAGTACACTCGTTACCGATACTGTAATTACCTGACCAATATAACTTCGACCACCCTCAACAACAATCATTGTACCATCATCTAAATAAGCAACACCTTGGTTATGCTCCTTACCTTCTTTAATGACGACAACTTGCATATCCTCACCCGGAATAACGACCGGCTTCACCGCATTAGCTAAATCATTAATGTTTAACACTTCTACACGATGCAAATCACATACTTTGTTTAAATTGAAATCATTCGTTAAAATTTTGGCATCCATCTTTTTCGCTAAACGCACTAATTTTAAATCTACCTCTGATACATCTTCAAAGTCGATTTCTGTAATTAATACAGTAGATGCACGCTCATCTTGTAGACGTTTTAAAATATCTAACCCCCGTCGACCACGCGTACGTTTTAACGTATCGGACG
This portion of the Solibacillus daqui genome encodes:
- the ispD gene encoding 2-C-methyl-D-erythritol 4-phosphate cytidylyltransferase translates to MRYEVVLPAAGSGKRMGAGQNKLFLTLVDKPILVHTLLVFEGDENCTGIWLAVKDEERAFVQSLLANYNITKVKGLPTGGAERQHSVHSCIKEMQAVEVVLVHDAARPFITLSTITELTNVAYRKGAAIAGVRAKDTMKVVEHGLIKETVDRESLWMIQTPQAFRFDLLAQAEDVAEKVGFLGTDEAMLVERLGHDIHIVESSYENVKMTTQEDLIFGEAILNRREQII
- the ispF gene encoding 2-C-methyl-D-erythritol 2,4-cyclodiphosphate synthase, which gives rise to MFRIGQGFDVHEFAEGRPLILGGITIPHERGLLGHSDADVLLHTVTDAALGAIGEGDIGRHFPDTDPEWKDADSAKLLSYIWKMVEERGYKLGNVDCTIMAQRPKMAPYISLMQNRIAELLNAEPSQVNVKATTTEKLGFVGREEGISAMATILLVKA
- the gltX gene encoding glutamate--tRNA ligase, producing the protein MTKPVRVRYAPSPTGFLHIGGARTALFNYLYAKHHGGTFVVRIEDTDIERNVEGGEASQLDNLRWLGITPDESIDIGGPYAPYRQMERLDIYKEHADKLLAEGKAYKCFCSSEELEASREAQKAQGVAAPTYDGKCRHLTAEEVAQKEAAGNAHTIRMRVPEGVTYNFTDLVRGDVSFESKDIGDWVLVKANGIPTYNYAVVLDDHFMEISHVFRGEEHLSNTPKQMMIFDAFGWEYPRFGHMTLIVNEDRKKLSKRDESIIQFVTQYKDLGYLPEAMFNFFGLLGWSPEGEEEIFSHDEFVKLFDEKRLSKSPSMFDKTKLTWMNNQYIKKLSREEVVALALPHLQKAGLLPEELSTEQQAWASDLIGLYHEQMSFGAEIVELTSLFFTEEISYDEEAKEVLAGETVPTVMAAFKTQLESLELFDAGSIKAAIKAVQKETGVKGKNLFMPIRVVTTGQTHGPELPDAIALIGKEKAIVRVEKFSN
- the cysS gene encoding cysteine--tRNA ligase, giving the protein MSIQIFNTLTRQKEEFVPLEEGKVSMYVCGPTVYNYIHIGNSRPVIVYDTVRRYLQYAGYDVKFVSNFTDVDDKIIKAANELGEETSALTERFIAAYFEDITALGCEKADAHPRVTEHMDDIIEFIRVLIDKGYAYESQGDVYYRTRKFNGYGKLSQQSIDDLKVGARIEAGEKKEDPLDFALWKAAKPGEVKWDSPWGAGRPGWHIECSVMAREHLGDTIDIHAGGQDLTFPHHENEIAQSEAHNDKTFARYWMHNGYINIDNEKMSKSLGNFILVHDIRQQIDPQVLRFFMLSVHYRHPINFAQDLVEAAKNGLDRIRTSYANVEHRLASSASLGDNSEEWIAKVSQAKVDFELAMNDDFNTANAISVLFELSRIANVYLNEANTDKAVLQAILTMFDTIGDVLGVQVKVEAGLLDEEIEALIEERNAARKNRDFARSDEIRDQLLSMDIVLEDTRQGTRWKRGQ
- the epsC gene encoding serine O-acetyltransferase EpsC produces the protein MFKRIKEDIENIFENDPAARSVFEVVFTYSGLHAIWSHRIAHCFFKRKFFFVARAISQISRFFTGIEIHPGAKIGRRFFIDHGMGVVIGETCEIGNDVTLYQGVTLGGTGKEKGKRHPTLEDGVLVATGAKVLGSITIGVNSKIGAGSVVLKEVPPNATVVGIPGKVVMIDGVRTEAKKFDHQNIPDPVGDRCDSLEKTLEQLQQQIANLKKER